A single region of the Changchengzhania lutea genome encodes:
- the atpH gene encoding ATP synthase F1 subunit delta, producing MAGARAAIRYAKAVLSLTLDLNTAEAVNKDMKLITNTIADNKNLREALQSPVISSSIKKNILLEVFKNTNTSTLNLIDTLIANNRIDILGLVAAKYNQLYDKSKGIELATVTTAIALTDDLKKQVLEKAKQLTGKDVEVENIVDESIIGGFILRIGDIQYNASVANQLNKLKREFTLN from the coding sequence ATGGCGGGAGCAAGAGCAGCAATACGTTATGCAAAAGCAGTTTTAAGTTTAACTTTAGATCTGAATACAGCAGAAGCGGTGAACAAAGACATGAAGTTGATAACGAACACCATTGCAGACAACAAAAACTTAAGAGAAGCACTTCAAAGTCCTGTAATTAGTTCTTCCATTAAGAAAAATATATTATTGGAGGTTTTTAAAAACACGAATACATCCACATTAAATCTAATTGATACTTTAATTGCGAATAATAGAATTGATATTTTAGGTCTGGTAGCGGCTAAGTACAATCAATTATATGATAAATCCAAAGGCATTGAACTAGCAACCGTTACAACAGCTATTGCCTTGACCGACGATTTAAAAAAGCAGGTTTTAGAAAAGGCAAAGCAATTAACTGGAAAAGATGTTGAAGTTGAAAATATTGTTGATGAAAGCATTATTGGTGGTTTCATATTACGTATTGGCGACATTCAGTATAACGCTAGTGTTGCAAATCA